A genomic region of Kribbella sp. NBC_00382 contains the following coding sequences:
- a CDS encoding CGNR zinc finger domain-containing protein, whose translation MTAAFPFVGGRVTLNFVSTLGKRSTEKLERLRTPEDLAHWVELAGLGSISTDEADLKAARVLREALYTLTMATLNRGPLRRADVNLVNEWAARETPAPALAIGRTQVRATPLRRRDPQPTASEVLAALARDGIELLSGPDAGSIRECEDPGCTLLFVDTSRSHRRRWCSMNSCGARAKMRTLRSTQ comes from the coding sequence ATGACCGCCGCGTTCCCCTTCGTCGGCGGGCGGGTCACGCTCAACTTCGTGAGCACCCTCGGCAAGCGGAGTACGGAGAAGCTCGAACGCCTCCGTACTCCGGAAGACCTCGCGCACTGGGTGGAGCTGGCCGGCCTGGGCTCGATCTCCACGGACGAGGCGGACCTGAAAGCAGCCCGGGTACTACGGGAAGCCCTGTACACGTTGACGATGGCGACCCTCAACCGAGGGCCCCTCCGTCGAGCGGACGTCAATCTAGTCAACGAATGGGCAGCCCGCGAAACCCCCGCTCCAGCCCTCGCGATCGGGCGCACTCAGGTCCGTGCCACTCCCCTGCGTCGGCGCGACCCCCAGCCGACCGCTTCCGAAGTACTGGCTGCTCTCGCTCGCGACGGGATCGAACTGCTGTCCGGTCCTGATGCAGGATCGATTCGTGAATGCGAGGACCCGGGCTGCACCCTGCTGTTCGTCGACACCAGTCGCAGTCACCGTCGCCGCTGGTGCTCGATGAACAGCTGCGGTGCTCGCGCCAAGATGCGCACCCTCCGCTCCACCCAGTGA
- a CDS encoding 2-dehydropantoate 2-reductase, which translates to MTIKVAVLGAGGVGGYFGGRLAQAGHDVRFVARGEHLAALRKSGLTVESVAGDFALETVVATDDPAEIGEVDYVLLGVKTWQLPAAIAQLGPLVGPNTAVVTTQNGVEAPQQVADVTGREAVLPGAVEVVAFLDGPGRVRHIGGLGKLTFGEWDNHASERVDRLRDALQESGLTAVVPDDVWVALWSKFLALGSFGAVATLADAPYGVLRSRPGIRQLIVDSMNEIKQLAKATGVELPADTVDNTIAFLDSLPDAGTTSLQRDINSGKPSELEAWTGAVVRLGRASGTPTPINSILYELTSARTRAS; encoded by the coding sequence ATGACGATCAAGGTGGCTGTGCTGGGTGCGGGTGGCGTAGGTGGGTACTTCGGCGGGCGGTTGGCGCAAGCCGGGCATGATGTGCGATTTGTTGCGCGTGGCGAGCACCTCGCGGCTCTGCGAAAGAGCGGCCTCACGGTTGAGAGTGTTGCGGGGGACTTCGCGCTGGAGACGGTGGTGGCGACGGACGATCCGGCGGAGATCGGGGAGGTCGACTATGTGTTGCTGGGGGTGAAGACCTGGCAGCTCCCGGCGGCGATCGCGCAGTTGGGGCCGCTGGTGGGGCCGAACACGGCCGTGGTCACCACGCAGAACGGGGTTGAGGCGCCTCAGCAGGTTGCGGATGTAACCGGGCGGGAGGCGGTGCTTCCGGGTGCGGTCGAGGTGGTCGCGTTTCTCGATGGGCCGGGGCGCGTGCGGCATATCGGTGGGCTGGGCAAGCTCACGTTCGGGGAGTGGGACAACCACGCGAGCGAGCGAGTCGATCGGCTGCGCGATGCGCTGCAGGAATCGGGGCTGACCGCGGTTGTGCCGGACGACGTCTGGGTTGCGCTCTGGAGCAAGTTTCTCGCGCTCGGGTCGTTCGGCGCCGTCGCGACGCTCGCCGATGCTCCGTACGGCGTACTGCGTAGCCGTCCGGGCATCCGCCAACTCATCGTCGACAGCATGAACGAGATCAAGCAGCTCGCGAAGGCAACCGGCGTCGAACTGCCGGCCGATACCGTCGACAACACCATCGCATTCCTCGACAGCTTGCCCGACGCGGGCACGACCTCATTGCAGCGCGACATCAACTCCGGCAAGCCGTCCGAGCTGGAGGCGTGGACCGGCGCGGTGGTCAGGCTCGGGCGGGCGTCGGGGACGCCGACGCCGATCAACAGCATCCTGTACGAATTGACGAGCGCGCGCACCCGGGCGAGCTGA